One region of Pseudomonas alvandae genomic DNA includes:
- a CDS encoding sugar phosphate isomerase/epimerase family protein, which produces MSDEAPFDSLANIARWAASQGYKAIQVPTLGTRYIDLARAAESQAYCDELKATCTAAGVEISELSTHLQGQLVAVHPAFDALFDDFAPAHLRGQPQARTEWAIEQLKLAARASQRLGLKAHATFSGALLWPYIYPWPQRPSGLVEQGFAELARRWRPILDCFDAAGVDLCYEIHPGEDLHDGASFERFLEAVDHHPRAAILYDPSHLLLQQMDYLGFIDRYHARIRMFHVKDAEFRPDARSGVYGGYQGWVDRPGRFRSLGDGQIDFKAIFSKLTQYGFDGWAVLEWECCLKDSQQGAAEGAAFIQRHMINKTAKAFDDFAGVTADEASNRRLLGLPPMR; this is translated from the coding sequence ATGTCCGATGAAGCGCCGTTCGACAGCTTGGCGAACATCGCCCGCTGGGCCGCTTCGCAGGGCTACAAAGCCATCCAGGTGCCGACCCTGGGCACGCGTTACATCGACCTGGCCCGGGCCGCCGAGAGCCAGGCCTATTGCGACGAACTCAAGGCCACGTGCACCGCGGCCGGCGTGGAGATCAGCGAATTGTCGACGCACTTGCAAGGCCAATTGGTGGCGGTGCATCCGGCGTTCGATGCGTTGTTTGACGACTTCGCCCCGGCCCACCTGCGCGGCCAGCCCCAGGCGCGTACCGAGTGGGCCATCGAGCAACTGAAGCTGGCCGCCCGCGCCAGCCAGCGCCTGGGCCTCAAGGCCCACGCGACGTTTTCCGGTGCGTTGCTGTGGCCGTACATCTACCCGTGGCCGCAGCGCCCCTCGGGCCTGGTCGAGCAAGGCTTTGCCGAACTGGCCCGGCGCTGGCGGCCGATCCTCGATTGCTTCGATGCGGCGGGCGTGGACCTGTGCTACGAAATCCACCCAGGCGAAGACCTGCACGACGGCGCCTCGTTCGAGCGCTTCCTCGAGGCGGTCGACCATCATCCACGGGCCGCGATTCTCTACGATCCCAGCCACTTGTTGCTGCAACAGATGGATTACCTGGGCTTCATCGACCGCTACCACGCGCGCATCCGCATGTTCCACGTCAAGGACGCCGAGTTTCGCCCCGACGCCCGCTCCGGTGTCTATGGCGGCTACCAGGGCTGGGTGGATCGCCCGGGCCGGTTCCGTTCCCTCGGCGATGGGCAGATCGATTTCAAGGCGATTTTCAGCAAGCTGACCCAATACGGCTTTGATGGCTGGGCAGTGCTGGAGTGGGAGTGCTGCCTGAAGGATTCGCAACAGGGCGCGGCCGAGGGCGCGGCGTTCATCCAGCGGCACATGATCAACAAGACGGCCAAGGCGTTCGATGATTTTGCCGGAGTCACGGCGGATGAGGCATCCAACCGGCGGTTGTTGGGGTTGCCCCCAATGCGATGA
- a CDS encoding nucleoside permease has protein sequence MTTINARLSVMMFLQFFIWGGWFVTLGTFLSSTLQASGGQVGMAFATQSWGAIIAPFVIGLIADRYFNAERILAVLHLVGAVLLYQLYSAVDFGAFYPFVLAYMVIYMPTLALVNSVAFRQMRDPALEFSRIRVWGTLGWIAAGVVISFVFAWDSREAITSGGLRNTFLMAAIASLVLGLYSFTLPATAPLKEQASASGIKQSLGLDALGLLKDRSYLVFFIASILICIPLAFYYQNANPFLAETGMTNPTAKMAIGQVSEVLFMLLLPLFIQRFGIKLALLVGMLAWALRYVLFAYGDNGELAFMLFIGIALHGICYDFFFVSGQVYTDAKAPKHLRSSAQGLITLATYGVGMLIGFWVAGQVTDHFVVEGGHDWKSIWLFPAGFALVVFVGFLLTFSGRQAAVAPSKA, from the coding sequence ATGACCACGATAAACGCACGCCTCAGCGTGATGATGTTCCTGCAGTTCTTTATCTGGGGTGGCTGGTTCGTCACCCTCGGCACGTTCCTGTCCAGCACGCTGCAAGCCAGTGGCGGGCAGGTCGGCATGGCCTTCGCCACCCAGTCCTGGGGGGCGATCATCGCGCCGTTCGTGATCGGCCTGATCGCCGACCGCTACTTCAACGCCGAGCGCATCCTGGCGGTGTTGCACCTGGTGGGCGCGGTGTTGCTGTATCAGCTTTATTCGGCGGTGGATTTCGGCGCGTTCTACCCCTTCGTGCTGGCCTACATGGTGATCTACATGCCGACGCTGGCCCTGGTCAATTCCGTGGCCTTCCGGCAAATGCGCGACCCGGCGCTGGAGTTCTCACGCATTCGGGTCTGGGGCACCCTTGGCTGGATCGCCGCGGGCGTGGTGATCAGCTTCGTGTTCGCCTGGGATTCGCGCGAGGCGATTACATCCGGTGGCTTGCGCAACACCTTCCTGATGGCGGCCATCGCCTCGCTGGTCCTCGGGCTCTACAGTTTCACGCTCCCCGCCACGGCACCGCTCAAGGAGCAGGCGAGTGCGAGCGGCATCAAGCAATCCCTGGGGCTCGATGCGTTGGGCCTGCTCAAGGATCGCAGCTACCTGGTGTTCTTCATCGCCTCGATACTGATCTGCATCCCCCTGGCGTTTTATTACCAGAACGCCAATCCCTTCCTGGCCGAAACCGGCATGACCAACCCGACGGCGAAAATGGCCATCGGGCAGGTGTCCGAGGTGCTGTTCATGTTGCTGTTGCCGCTGTTCATCCAGCGCTTCGGCATCAAGTTGGCGCTACTGGTGGGGATGTTGGCGTGGGCGTTGCGCTACGTGCTGTTTGCCTACGGCGACAACGGCGAGCTGGCGTTCATGTTGTTCATCGGCATCGCCCTGCACGGCATCTGCTACGACTTCTTTTTTGTCTCGGGGCAGGTCTACACCGACGCCAAGGCGCCGAAACACCTGCGCAGCTCAGCCCAGGGCTTGATCACCCTGGCGACTTATGGCGTGGGGATGTTGATCGGTTTCTGGGTGGCGGGGCAGGTGACCGATCATTTCGTGGTGGAAGGCGGCCATGATTGGAAAAGCATCTGGCTGTTCCCGGCCGGTTTTGCGCTGGTGGTGTTCGTGGGTTTCCTGTTGACCTTCAGTGGTCGTCAAGCGGCCGTGGCACCGTCCAAGGCGTAA
- a CDS encoding NmrA family NAD(P)-binding protein, producing MYVIMGATGHVGSATARALLAPGHAVIVMTRNASHATEWHARGAQIVEAHAENVESLRAAFQLGRRAFILNPSAAPSTDTDVVERGTVANILSALDGSGLEKIVVQSTAGAQPGERIGDLSVLWELEEGLRNQPIPAAINRGAYYMSNWDSLLDTVRDTGKLPTLFPADLAFPMVAPRDLGEVAAARMLSSIDDVGVRHVQGPRLYSPNDVAQAFSKALGRPVEVQVIPRDQWESAFQRLGFSLAAAQSYARMSAVSLDSGFDVGDDAALHGITTLEVYIEALVQRSGLGALG from the coding sequence ATGTACGTAATCATGGGTGCCACGGGCCACGTTGGATCGGCCACGGCCCGAGCCTTACTGGCGCCAGGGCATGCAGTGATTGTCATGACCCGCAACGCCAGCCACGCCACGGAATGGCACGCCAGGGGCGCTCAGATCGTCGAAGCGCATGCTGAAAACGTCGAGTCACTGCGCGCCGCCTTTCAACTTGGGCGCAGGGCGTTCATTCTCAACCCGTCGGCGGCCCCCAGTACCGATACCGATGTGGTGGAACGAGGTACCGTCGCCAATATCCTGTCCGCCCTTGATGGCTCGGGGCTTGAGAAAATCGTGGTGCAATCCACCGCTGGCGCCCAGCCCGGCGAACGTATCGGCGATCTCAGCGTCTTGTGGGAACTGGAAGAAGGCTTGCGCAACCAGCCTATCCCGGCGGCGATCAATCGCGGCGCCTATTACATGAGCAACTGGGACAGCCTGCTCGACACCGTCCGAGATACCGGCAAGCTCCCCACGCTATTTCCCGCCGACCTGGCCTTTCCCATGGTGGCGCCTCGGGACCTGGGCGAAGTGGCGGCCGCACGGATGCTATCGTCGATTGACGACGTTGGCGTGCGTCACGTGCAAGGACCTCGCCTGTATTCGCCCAACGACGTGGCGCAGGCTTTTTCCAAGGCCCTCGGCCGGCCGGTCGAGGTCCAGGTGATACCCAGGGACCAATGGGAAAGCGCCTTCCAGCGCCTCGGTTTCAGTCTCGCCGCGGCGCAATCCTATGCGCGCATGAGCGCCGTCAGCCTCGACAGCGGCTTCGATGTGGGCGATGACGCGGCCCTGCACGGCATCACGACGCTGGAGGTCTACATTGAGGCGCTGGTGCAGCGCAGCGGCCTGGGAGCACTGGGATAA
- a CDS encoding polysaccharide lyase family 7 protein gives MIDVTVWSVTLPVQTPAQVVATKAMPSLKNKYFDNNGQRIVFWAPVTGSHTGNSKFPRSELRETSKDGKHRNWRYNSGTNTLKGELSVNQVPSEGRVVVAQIHAKNAPTPLLKLVYRYEKGTGNIDVEYRVKPNDKKSPVIYTVPKVPLNKSFSYTLQMDKQGQLTMLIGSSGKQVKLDKSWYGYDFYFKAGVYTLDNKGYSNEGGKVTYTKLSASHK, from the coding sequence ATGATCGACGTAACAGTCTGGAGCGTTACCCTGCCGGTGCAAACGCCCGCGCAGGTCGTGGCGACCAAAGCCATGCCGAGTTTGAAAAACAAGTATTTCGACAATAACGGCCAGCGGATCGTCTTCTGGGCGCCCGTCACCGGCTCCCATACCGGTAACAGCAAATTCCCGCGTTCCGAACTGCGGGAAACCAGCAAGGATGGGAAGCATCGCAATTGGCGCTACAACAGCGGCACCAACACACTCAAGGGCGAACTGTCGGTCAACCAGGTGCCGTCGGAAGGCCGTGTGGTGGTGGCGCAGATTCACGCCAAGAATGCCCCGACGCCGTTGTTGAAACTGGTTTACCGCTACGAAAAGGGCACCGGCAACATTGACGTGGAATACCGGGTCAAGCCCAACGACAAAAAGAGCCCGGTGATCTACACCGTGCCCAAGGTGCCGTTGAACAAATCCTTCTCCTACACGTTGCAAATGGACAAGCAAGGCCAGCTCACGATGCTGATCGGCAGCAGCGGCAAACAGGTGAAGCTGGACAAGTCCTGGTACGGCTACGACTTCTATTTCAAGGCCGGCGTCTACACGCTGGACAACAAGGGTTATTCCAACGAAGGCGGGAAAGTGACCTACACCAAGCTGAGCGCCAGTCACAAGTGA
- a CDS encoding aldo/keto reductase family oxidoreductase: protein MSRADTAGTFQLGDRAVKRMGYGAMQLAGPQVFGPPKDPAAAIAVLREAVAAGVNHIDTADFYGPHVTNRLIREALHPYAENLVIVTKVGAVRGADASWNPAHSPAELTRAVHDNLRNLGVDVLEVVNLRAWGNLHAPADDDIEEQFSALAELQRQGLIRHLGLSNVTASQVKQAQGIAKVACVQNHYNLTHRDDEQLIAELGKQGIAYVPFFPLGGFTPLQSQTLSSVAARLEASPLCVALAWLLQRAPNILLIPGTSSVAHLRENLSASELKIPAQMLAELDGLVH, encoded by the coding sequence ATGAGCAGGGCAGACACCGCAGGGACTTTTCAACTGGGCGATCGTGCGGTCAAGCGCATGGGCTATGGCGCGATGCAACTGGCGGGGCCCCAGGTCTTCGGGCCGCCCAAGGATCCGGCAGCGGCCATCGCCGTGCTGCGCGAAGCGGTGGCGGCGGGCGTCAACCATATCGACACCGCCGACTTCTACGGGCCCCATGTCACTAACCGGTTGATTCGTGAAGCGTTGCACCCTTACGCCGAGAATCTGGTCATCGTGACCAAGGTTGGCGCCGTGCGCGGTGCAGATGCGTCGTGGAACCCGGCCCACAGCCCGGCCGAGTTGACCCGCGCCGTCCATGACAACTTACGCAACCTCGGCGTGGATGTGTTGGAAGTGGTCAACCTGCGCGCCTGGGGCAATCTGCATGCACCCGCCGATGACGACATCGAGGAACAATTCTCGGCACTGGCCGAATTGCAGCGCCAGGGCTTGATCCGGCATCTGGGCCTGAGCAACGTCACGGCGTCCCAGGTCAAGCAGGCCCAGGGCATCGCGAAGGTGGCCTGTGTGCAGAACCACTACAACCTGACCCATCGTGACGACGAACAACTGATCGCCGAGTTGGGCAAGCAAGGCATCGCCTACGTGCCGTTTTTCCCATTGGGTGGGTTTACGCCGCTGCAGTCGCAAACCCTGTCGAGCGTAGCGGCGCGCCTGGAGGCGTCACCGTTGTGCGTCGCGCTGGCGTGGTTGCTGCAACGTGCGCCGAACATCCTGCTGATTCCCGGTACGTCATCCGTGGCGCATCTGCGGGAAAACCTCTCGGCGAGCGAACTGAAGATCCCGGCGCAGATGCTGGCCGAGTTGGACGGGTTGGTTCACTGA
- a CDS encoding L-lactate permease, whose product MVWQQVYDPFGNAVLSTFLAAVPVVVMLASLAFFHVKAHLAALYALASALLIAIFAFGMPANMAGSAALYGAANGLLPIGWIVLNIIFLHRLTTENGSFKVLQDSLARITDDRRLQLLLIAFCFGAFFEGAAGFGTPVAVTGAILIGLGFSPLAASGLALIANTAPVAFGALGTPIITLAKVTGLDEMELSMMVGRQLPFFSVIVPFWLIWAFAGWRKMLEIWPAILVAGVSFAIPQFLVSNFHGPMLVDVIAALISMACLAGFLKVWKPATVHTSAALTGRHDDSKIDASEQQTPVASAAFSNDARPAVLRAWMPWIILTVFVFAWGTQGFKNIFDTRPAIDPQTQSVKLDPQGKPMREANPIFSPLLTFGTIHQQIEKVPPVVPQPKTEEAVYKFNWFTATGSGIFLAAIVGGLLMGYSIPQLARQYLRTLWVVRYSLITIVAMLALGFLTRYSGLDATMGLAFAATGIFYPMFGTLLGWLGVALTGSDTASNVLFGGLQRVTAEQLGISPVLMAAANSSGGVMGKMVDAQSIVVASTATRWYGHEGEILRYVFFHSVVLAILVGGLVTLQAYVAPFSHMVVGGR is encoded by the coding sequence ATGGTCTGGCAACAAGTCTACGATCCCTTCGGTAATGCGGTGCTGTCGACGTTCCTGGCGGCGGTTCCGGTGGTAGTGATGCTGGCGTCCCTGGCGTTCTTTCATGTCAAGGCGCACCTCGCGGCGCTGTACGCCCTGGCCTCGGCGTTGCTCATCGCGATTTTTGCCTTCGGCATGCCGGCCAACATGGCCGGTTCGGCGGCGCTTTACGGCGCGGCCAACGGGCTGCTGCCCATCGGCTGGATCGTGCTCAACATCATCTTCCTGCACCGGCTGACCACCGAGAACGGTTCGTTCAAGGTCCTGCAGGATTCCCTGGCGCGCATCACCGATGACCGCCGCTTGCAGTTGCTGTTGATCGCCTTTTGTTTTGGCGCGTTCTTCGAAGGCGCGGCGGGTTTCGGCACGCCGGTGGCGGTGACTGGCGCGATCCTGATCGGGCTGGGCTTTTCGCCGCTGGCCGCCTCTGGCCTGGCGTTGATCGCCAACACCGCCCCCGTGGCGTTCGGCGCCCTGGGCACGCCGATCATCACGCTGGCAAAAGTCACCGGACTGGATGAGATGGAGCTGTCGATGATGGTCGGTCGGCAACTGCCGTTCTTCTCGGTGATCGTGCCGTTCTGGCTGATCTGGGCGTTCGCCGGCTGGCGCAAGATGCTGGAGATCTGGCCGGCGATCCTGGTGGCCGGCGTCAGCTTCGCCATCCCGCAGTTTCTGGTGTCGAACTTCCACGGGCCGATGCTGGTGGACGTGATCGCCGCGCTCATTTCGATGGCCTGCCTCGCGGGTTTCCTGAAGGTGTGGAAACCGGCCACGGTGCACACTTCGGCGGCGCTGACGGGGCGGCACGATGACTCGAAGATCGACGCCAGCGAGCAACAGACGCCGGTGGCCAGCGCCGCGTTTTCCAATGACGCTCGACCCGCGGTGCTGCGCGCCTGGATGCCGTGGATCATCCTCACCGTATTCGTGTTCGCCTGGGGCACCCAGGGCTTCAAGAACATTTTCGACACCCGCCCGGCCATCGATCCGCAGACCCAATCGGTCAAGCTCGATCCACAAGGCAAGCCAATGCGCGAGGCGAATCCGATCTTCTCGCCGTTGCTGACCTTCGGCACCATCCATCAACAGATCGAAAAAGTCCCGCCGGTGGTGCCCCAGCCCAAAACCGAGGAAGCGGTCTACAAGTTCAACTGGTTCACCGCCACCGGCAGCGGCATCTTCCTGGCGGCGATCGTGGGGGGCTTGTTGATGGGCTATTCCATCCCGCAACTGGCGCGCCAATACCTTCGAACGCTGTGGGTGGTGCGCTATTCGCTGATCACCATCGTGGCGATGCTGGCGCTGGGTTTCCTCACGCGTTATTCGGGCCTGGACGCCACCATGGGCCTGGCGTTCGCCGCGACGGGCATTTTCTACCCGATGTTCGGCACGCTGCTGGGCTGGCTCGGCGTGGCACTGACCGGTTCGGACACGGCTTCCAACGTGCTGTTTGGCGGATTGCAGCGGGTCACGGCGGAACAACTGGGAATCAGCCCGGTGTTGATGGCTGCCGCGAACAGTTCAGGCGGGGTGATGGGCAAGATGGTCGACGCCCAGTCGATCGTGGTCGCTTCCACCGCAACCCGTTGGTACGGCCACGAAGGGGAAATCCTGCGCTATGTGTTTTTCCACTCGGTGGTGCTGGCGATCCTGGTGGGCGGGCTGGTGACGTTGCAGGCGTATGTAGCGCCGTTCAGTCACATGGTGGTGGGAGGACGTTGA
- a CDS encoding LysR family transcriptional regulator, with amino-acid sequence MATDIQDLLSFVAVVNAGGFREGARLSGKSASSLSDAVRRIESRLGVRLLNRTTRSVVPTEAGARLMERIVPALGEVESALDVVNDFRDRPSGTLRLNVPVSAARLVLPAIIAPFLKSYPDIRLEVVTEESFVDMLAAGCDAGIRYDERLEQDMIAIPIGPRLQRFATAASPAYLDARGRPEHPRDLLRHACLAGKFPSGAMPLWEYERDGETISVEPNGPLIVRIGGAMDLAVQAAIDGLGVVHLFEDWLRPYLDSGELEPVLEPWWQRFTGPFLYYPGRRYLPSPLRAFVDFINQNRDETNNTVHCGSELARDGGSTFNISAS; translated from the coding sequence ATGGCGACGGATATCCAGGACTTGCTGTCCTTTGTGGCGGTGGTAAATGCGGGTGGGTTTCGTGAAGGCGCGCGGCTCAGCGGCAAATCCGCGTCCAGCCTCAGCGATGCTGTACGCCGCATCGAAAGCCGCCTTGGCGTGCGCCTGCTCAACCGCACCACCCGCAGCGTGGTGCCGACCGAGGCCGGGGCGCGGTTGATGGAACGCATCGTGCCGGCCCTGGGCGAAGTCGAATCGGCGCTGGACGTGGTCAACGATTTTCGCGACCGCCCCTCAGGCACCCTCAGGCTGAACGTGCCGGTCAGCGCCGCCCGGCTGGTGCTGCCCGCGATCATCGCGCCGTTCTTGAAAAGCTACCCCGACATCAGACTGGAAGTGGTCACCGAGGAGAGTTTCGTCGACATGCTCGCGGCCGGGTGTGACGCCGGCATTCGCTACGACGAACGCCTTGAGCAGGACATGATCGCCATCCCCATCGGCCCGCGCTTGCAGCGCTTCGCCACCGCCGCCTCGCCGGCATACCTCGACGCCCGGGGCCGGCCCGAGCACCCGCGGGATCTGCTTCGGCACGCGTGCCTGGCCGGCAAGTTTCCCAGCGGGGCCATGCCGCTCTGGGAGTATGAACGTGACGGGGAAACCATCAGCGTCGAGCCGAACGGCCCGTTGATCGTGCGCATCGGCGGCGCCATGGACCTGGCGGTACAAGCGGCCATCGACGGCCTGGGTGTTGTCCATTTGTTCGAGGATTGGCTGCGGCCGTACCTCGACAGCGGCGAACTCGAGCCGGTACTTGAACCATGGTGGCAGCGCTTTACCGGACCGTTCCTCTACTATCCCGGCCGCCGCTACCTGCCCTCGCCGCTACGGGCATTCGTGGACTTTATCAATCAGAACCGGGACGAAACGAACAACACCGTCCACTGTGGGAGCGAGCTTGCTCGCGATGGCGGCAGTACATTCAACATCTCTGCAAGCTGA
- a CDS encoding RidA family protein, with translation MSNPDITFTPDPDTDSISSDVAGFGGLLVSTQIPTRADGSLELGDITAQSECTLQALKIALERAGSSMDRVLHLTIYLTDMADRAAFNEVYKRFFAKPWPVRAAVGVAALAVEGMRVEVTAMAAKG, from the coding sequence ATGAGCAACCCAGACATCACCTTCACCCCCGACCCGGATACAGACTCCATCTCCTCCGACGTCGCCGGCTTCGGCGGCCTGCTGGTTTCCACGCAAATCCCGACCCGCGCCGACGGCAGCCTGGAACTGGGCGACATCACGGCGCAAAGCGAGTGCACGTTGCAGGCGCTCAAGATTGCACTGGAACGTGCCGGCAGTTCCATGGACCGCGTGCTGCACCTGACCATCTACCTCACCGACATGGCTGACCGCGCAGCCTTCAACGAAGTCTACAAACGCTTCTTCGCCAAGCCCTGGCCCGTACGCGCGGCTGTCGGCGTGGCGGCGCTGGCGGTCGAGGGGATGCGGGTGGAAGTGACGGCGATGGCGGCGAAGGGCTGA
- a CDS encoding SOS response-associated peptidase family protein produces MCDGLVQHVSSKDSLAYFDQRDTSGGHFGTSLTPVELCVATPPKTQPRHGMIEPNMQVSAIRRRGGRLECIKVRWGWSPIWSVGTMPPLTHLPLHLVMRSKVFDQIKREGRVLVAVDGWYESPEPTAPHPAQRPAYVTSRQSTPIFIAALAQACENPLGCDGLALVTYGDIASQQQRLLAFNAEDALEWLAPDLGWEQAQQLIERMNATPPHLESGVTVQRPAQGGL; encoded by the coding sequence ATGTGTGACGGTCTTGTTCAACACGTTTCTTCCAAGGACTCCCTGGCATATTTCGACCAGCGAGACACCTCCGGCGGTCATTTCGGGACAAGCCTGACGCCCGTGGAATTGTGCGTGGCCACGCCGCCGAAGACGCAGCCGCGACACGGCATGATCGAGCCAAACATGCAGGTCAGCGCCATCCGCCGTCGTGGTGGGCGCCTGGAGTGCATCAAGGTTCGCTGGGGCTGGTCGCCCATCTGGTCGGTGGGAACAATGCCTCCGCTGACGCACCTGCCGTTGCACCTGGTGATGCGCTCCAAGGTGTTCGACCAGATCAAGCGCGAGGGCCGCGTGCTGGTGGCGGTGGACGGCTGGTATGAATCGCCGGAACCGACCGCGCCTCACCCGGCACAGCGTCCTGCCTACGTGACCTCCCGGCAATCGACTCCGATCTTCATTGCCGCCCTGGCCCAGGCCTGCGAAAACCCCTTGGGCTGCGACGGCCTGGCCCTGGTGACCTATGGCGACATCGCCAGCCAGCAGCAGCGCCTGTTGGCGTTCAACGCAGAAGACGCTCTCGAATGGCTGGCGCCTGACCTGGGTTGGGAGCAGGCGCAGCAACTGATCGAGCGCATGAATGCCACGCCGCCGCACCTTGAATCGGGGGTGACCGTTCAACGCCCGGCCCAGGGCGGCCTTTGA
- a CDS encoding DUF6124 family protein, with amino-acid sequence MFKVTPNPPDTDPADAKAFDEAADRALDYYLKPKPSKPTPDPSQLFTVINGVGTEALLANLSETLASANAMINDLAFDLDGSRRHVALGILQLIEMGAMLANRALDNVEAR; translated from the coding sequence ATGTTCAAAGTAACCCCGAATCCTCCCGACACCGATCCAGCCGACGCGAAGGCATTCGACGAAGCCGCCGACCGCGCCCTCGATTACTACCTCAAGCCTAAACCCAGCAAACCAACACCCGACCCCAGTCAACTGTTCACCGTGATCAATGGCGTGGGCACCGAAGCCCTGCTCGCCAACCTCAGCGAAACCCTCGCCTCGGCCAACGCCATGATCAATGACCTGGCGTTCGACCTGGACGGCTCGCGACGACACGTTGCCCTGGGCATCCTGCAGTTGATCGAAATGGGCGCAATGCTGGCGAATCGCGCCCTGGACAACGTCGAAGCGCGCTAG